One genomic region from Bradyrhizobium icense encodes:
- a CDS encoding succinate dehydrogenase iron-sulfur subunit, translated as MAEFTLPKNSKITGGKTWPKPAGATETREFRVYRWNPDDAKNPSVDTYHVDINDCGPMVLDGLIWIKNNIDPTLTFRRSCREGVCGSCAMNIDGQNTLACTKSMHDVAAGGAVKVNPLPHQPVVKDLVPDLTNFYAQYASIEPWLKTTTPTPQKEWKQSHEDREKLDGLYECILCACCSTSCPSYWWNSERFLGPAALLQATRWVKDSRDEATGERLDNLEDPFRLYRCHTIMNCAKACPKGLNPSEAIAELKLKMVERQI; from the coding sequence ATGGCTGAATTCACGCTTCCGAAAAATTCGAAGATCACCGGCGGCAAGACCTGGCCGAAGCCGGCCGGCGCGACCGAGACGCGCGAGTTCCGGGTCTATCGCTGGAATCCGGACGACGCCAAGAATCCGAGCGTCGACACCTATCATGTCGACATCAACGATTGCGGCCCGATGGTGCTGGATGGCCTGATCTGGATCAAGAACAACATCGACCCGACGCTGACCTTCCGCCGCTCCTGCCGCGAAGGCGTCTGCGGCTCCTGCGCCATGAACATCGACGGCCAGAACACGCTGGCCTGCACCAAGTCGATGCACGATGTCGCTGCAGGCGGCGCGGTGAAGGTCAATCCGCTGCCGCACCAGCCTGTCGTGAAGGACCTGGTGCCCGATCTGACCAACTTCTACGCGCAATATGCCTCGATCGAGCCCTGGCTGAAGACCACGACGCCGACGCCGCAGAAGGAATGGAAGCAAAGCCACGAGGACCGCGAAAAACTCGACGGCCTTTACGAGTGCATCCTGTGCGCCTGCTGCTCGACTTCCTGCCCGAGCTACTGGTGGAACAGCGAACGCTTTCTCGGGCCCGCTGCTCTGCTGCAGGCGACGCGCTGGGTGAAGGATTCCCGCGATGAAGCCACCGGCGAGCGGCTCGACAATCTCGAGGACCCGTTCCGGCTCTACCGCTGCCACACCATCATGAACTGCGCCAAGGCATGCCCGAAGGGCCTGAACCCATCGGAAGCCATCGCCGAACTCAAGCTGAAGATGGTCGAACGGCAGATCTAG
- a CDS encoding hybrid sensor histidine kinase/response regulator, protein MQTAQPNSLRLLQWMMVASLALPLALFVFASAVSWVSIRETADREIERTLDVAHEHALKVFETIDRSLSEIAEIIRDLPDADIVAREQAVHLRLKQLVASLPHVKSVWIFDAKGHALVNSLVVPAPEIDFSDRDYFKAHVAGDIGTYIGEALTPRPPYQGAAFFGVSRRRPSENGSFAGVIHTSVLPEYFENYYARIGREPGSFFAVGRTDGTVLARFPAASRDILDRNGALGKLIGADPKSETKSETKAGLITLTSPTDGIERRLGYQRLAKYPIYVSAGLETSAIRARWLSTMSQHLIFGAPATALLFALLGLALRRTRHLHFEAEKRRLAEEALKHGQRLEALGQLTGGVAHDFNNLLTVIRASVDLLRRPDLPEARRLRYIDAISDTVTRAAKLTGQLLAFARRQTLKPEVFDVGRTVQMLSEMIGTLIGSRIEIVILGPEEPCFVNADAGQFETAIINMAVNARDAMAGRGRLTIAVGMAASLPNAAPLPLHPYGYVAVSVADTGSGIPPDQFERIFEPFFTTKQAGHGTGLGLSQVFGFARQSGGEVAVASEMGKGSIFTLYLPRTAGSGKSRQMPTADAAAIDGSGMSVLVVEDNAEVGRFATDALTELGYTTRLVGNAVHALEELASSAEHFDAVFTDVVMPGMTGLELAQEIRRRHPDLPVVLTSGYSHVLSEHGSYGFELLQKPYSIEHLSHVLHRVGRREVKPSVETRA, encoded by the coding sequence GTGCAGACCGCGCAACCTAATTCGCTGAGACTGCTGCAATGGATGATGGTCGCCTCGTTGGCGCTTCCGTTGGCGCTCTTTGTATTTGCATCCGCGGTTTCCTGGGTCTCGATCCGCGAAACCGCCGACCGTGAAATCGAGCGTACGCTGGATGTCGCGCATGAGCATGCGCTGAAAGTATTCGAGACCATCGACCGCAGCCTGTCGGAGATCGCCGAGATCATCCGCGATCTTCCGGATGCCGACATCGTTGCCCGCGAGCAAGCGGTGCATTTGCGGCTGAAGCAACTGGTCGCTTCCCTGCCGCACGTGAAGTCGGTCTGGATCTTCGACGCCAAGGGCCACGCGCTCGTCAACAGCCTCGTCGTCCCGGCGCCCGAGATCGATTTTTCCGACCGGGACTATTTCAAGGCCCACGTCGCCGGCGATATCGGAACCTATATTGGCGAGGCGCTCACGCCGCGGCCGCCCTATCAGGGCGCCGCGTTCTTCGGCGTCAGCAGACGGCGCCCGAGCGAGAACGGCAGCTTCGCAGGTGTGATCCACACCTCCGTGCTGCCGGAATATTTCGAAAATTACTACGCCCGGATCGGCCGCGAGCCGGGCAGCTTCTTCGCGGTCGGTCGCACGGACGGCACCGTGCTCGCTCGTTTTCCCGCCGCAAGCCGAGACATCCTCGACCGCAACGGCGCGCTCGGAAAACTGATCGGGGCCGATCCCAAGTCCGAGACCAAGTCCGAGACCAAGGCCGGGCTCATCACCCTGACCTCGCCGACTGACGGCATCGAACGGCGGCTCGGATACCAGCGGCTCGCCAAATACCCGATCTATGTCAGTGCGGGCCTCGAGACATCGGCGATCCGGGCACGCTGGCTGTCCACCATGAGCCAGCACCTGATTTTCGGCGCACCGGCCACCGCGCTGCTGTTTGCCCTGCTGGGGCTGGCCTTGCGCCGGACGCGTCACCTTCATTTCGAGGCCGAGAAGCGCCGGTTGGCCGAGGAAGCGCTGAAGCACGGCCAACGGCTGGAGGCGCTGGGCCAGTTGACCGGCGGCGTTGCGCACGACTTCAATAATCTGCTGACGGTGATCCGCGCTTCCGTGGACCTGTTGCGGCGGCCCGACCTGCCGGAGGCGCGGCGGCTGCGCTATATCGATGCGATCTCGGACACGGTGACCCGCGCCGCCAAGCTGACCGGACAATTGCTGGCCTTCGCGCGGCGGCAGACGTTGAAGCCGGAGGTGTTCGACGTCGGACGGACCGTGCAGATGCTGAGCGAAATGATCGGCACTCTGATCGGTTCGCGCATCGAAATTGTCATCCTTGGGCCGGAGGAGCCGTGCTTCGTCAACGCCGACGCCGGCCAGTTCGAAACCGCCATCATCAACATGGCCGTCAACGCGCGGGACGCCATGGCAGGCCGCGGACGGCTGACGATTGCGGTCGGAATGGCGGCCAGCCTGCCCAACGCCGCCCCGCTGCCGCTACATCCATATGGCTATGTGGCCGTATCGGTCGCCGATACCGGCAGCGGCATTCCGCCGGATCAGTTCGAACGCATTTTCGAACCCTTCTTTACGACCAAGCAGGCCGGCCATGGCACCGGGCTCGGCCTGTCGCAGGTATTCGGTTTCGCCAGGCAATCCGGCGGCGAGGTGGCCGTGGCCAGCGAAATGGGCAAGGGCAGCATTTTCACGCTGTATCTGCCACGCACCGCCGGCAGCGGGAAATCGCGACAGATGCCGACAGCAGATGCCGCGGCGATCGACGGCAGCGGGATGTCGGTGCTCGTGGTCGAGGACAATGCCGAGGTCGGACGCTTCGCCACCGACGCGCTGACCGAACTCGGCTACACCACCAGACTCGTCGGCAACGCCGTGCATGCGCTCGAAGAGCTTGCCAGCAGCGCGGAGCATTTCGATGCCGTGTTCACCGACGTCGTGATGCCCGGCATGACCGGCCTTGAACTCGCCCAGGAAATCCGCCGTCGCCATCCCGACCTGCCGGTCGTGCTGACCAGCGGTTACAGCCACGTGCTGTCGGAGCACGGCAGCTACGGTTTCGAGCTGCTGCAGAAGCCCTATTCGATCGAGCATCTTTCCCATGTGCTGCACCGGGTTGGTCGGCGGGAGGTGAAGCCCAGCGTGGAAACGCGGGCGTGA
- a CDS encoding ABC transporter ATP-binding protein/permease — translation MARSDTKAKPPRKKSNAKNTPESEEKSEFVDVTAEDGDRVEPPPPEVVEPDPEMSPEETEQARKDYLLTRFWISARGYWGRGGDRLAWLFSIGLLLLIVSHVAFQYGINVWNRAIFDAIEKRDAATVSYLAAVFFPLAIGSVLLGVAQVFARMGIQRRWRAWLTNAVISRWLANGRYYQLNLVGGDHQNPEYRIADDLRIATDSPVDFVAGVTSAFLSAATFIVVLWTIGGALTIPLAGSTITIPGFLVIAAVVYATIASGSITAIGRSFVQVSEDKNQAEAEYRYVLTRVRENGESIALLGGEEEERGGINKTFSKVLRQWARLAGQHMRTTFVSQGSGLIAPVVPLLLCAPKYLDGSMTLGQVMQAASAFTIVQTAFGWLVDNYPRLADWNACARRIASLMMSLDGLERAERGAGIGRIKRGETKGDAMLSLNDLSVSLDDGTAVVDETEVVIDPGERVLVAGDSGTGKSTLVRALAGLWPWGGGSVNFHPDRRLFMLPQKSYIPTGTLRRAITYPGAAEDWLIEQICDALHKVGLDHLKDKIEEEGPWDQTLSGGEKQRLAFARLLLHNPDIVVLDEATSALDEKSQDKMMELVIKELPNATIVSVAHRAELEAFHSRKIVLERRKGGAKLVSDVDLIPRKGRQRLLGRFLRHRKAAKKAA, via the coding sequence ATGGCCAGATCCGATACCAAGGCAAAGCCACCCCGCAAAAAATCCAACGCGAAGAACACCCCTGAGTCCGAAGAAAAATCAGAGTTCGTCGACGTCACCGCCGAGGACGGAGATCGTGTCGAACCGCCGCCGCCGGAGGTCGTCGAGCCCGATCCGGAAATGTCTCCGGAAGAGACCGAGCAGGCTCGCAAGGATTATCTGCTGACGCGGTTCTGGATCAGCGCGCGCGGCTATTGGGGCAGAGGCGGCGATCGGCTGGCTTGGCTGTTCTCGATCGGCCTGCTGCTCCTGATCGTCAGCCATGTCGCCTTTCAATACGGCATCAATGTCTGGAATCGCGCAATCTTCGACGCCATCGAAAAGCGCGATGCCGCCACCGTGTCTTATCTCGCTGCGGTATTCTTTCCGCTCGCCATCGGCAGCGTCTTGCTCGGCGTGGCGCAGGTGTTCGCCCGCATGGGCATCCAGCGCCGCTGGCGCGCCTGGCTGACGAACGCGGTGATATCGCGCTGGCTGGCCAACGGCCGCTACTATCAACTCAACCTTGTCGGCGGCGATCATCAGAATCCGGAGTATCGCATCGCCGACGATTTGAGGATCGCCACCGACTCGCCGGTGGACTTCGTCGCCGGCGTAACGTCGGCATTTCTCTCGGCCGCCACCTTCATCGTCGTGCTCTGGACCATCGGCGGTGCGCTCACGATCCCGCTTGCGGGATCGACCATCACCATCCCCGGCTTCCTCGTGATCGCCGCGGTCGTCTATGCCACGATCGCCTCGGGCTCGATCACGGCGATCGGACGAAGCTTCGTGCAGGTGTCCGAAGACAAGAACCAGGCCGAGGCCGAATATCGCTATGTCCTGACCCGCGTGCGCGAGAACGGCGAGAGCATCGCGCTGCTCGGCGGCGAAGAGGAGGAGCGCGGCGGCATCAACAAGACTTTTTCAAAAGTGCTGCGGCAATGGGCGCGGCTCGCCGGCCAGCACATGCGCACCACGTTTGTGTCGCAGGGATCGGGCCTGATCGCTCCCGTGGTTCCGCTATTGTTGTGCGCGCCCAAATATCTCGACGGCAGCATGACGCTTGGACAGGTGATGCAGGCGGCGTCCGCCTTTACCATCGTGCAAACCGCGTTCGGCTGGCTGGTCGACAATTATCCACGGCTTGCCGACTGGAATGCCTGTGCGCGCCGCATCGCTTCGCTGATGATGTCGCTCGACGGTCTGGAGCGCGCCGAACGTGGCGCTGGCATCGGACGCATCAAGCGCGGCGAGACCAAAGGTGACGCCATGCTGAGCCTCAACGATCTCTCGGTGTCACTCGACGATGGCACCGCGGTGGTTGACGAAACCGAAGTTGTGATCGATCCCGGCGAGCGCGTGCTGGTGGCCGGGGATTCCGGCACCGGCAAGAGCACGCTGGTCCGCGCGCTGGCGGGGCTGTGGCCATGGGGCGGCGGCAGCGTCAATTTTCATCCCGATCGCCGACTCTTCATGCTGCCGCAGAAATCCTACATCCCCACGGGCACGCTGCGCCGCGCGATTACCTATCCCGGCGCTGCCGAGGACTGGCTCATCGAACAGATCTGCGACGCCCTGCACAAGGTCGGCCTCGATCACCTCAAGGACAAGATTGAGGAAGAGGGACCGTGGGACCAGACGCTATCGGGCGGCGAAAAGCAGCGGCTGGCGTTTGCGCGGCTGTTGCTGCACAACCCCGACATCGTGGTGCTGGACGAGGCGACGTCGGCGCTTGACGAGAAGAGCCAGGACAAGATGATGGAGCTCGTCATCAAGGAACTGCCGAACGCCACCATCGTCAGCGTCGCCCATCGCGCCGAACTGGAGGCGTTCCACAGCCGCAAGATCGTGCTGGAACGACGCAAGGGCGGCGCCAAGTTGGTCAGCGACGTCGACTTGATTCCGCGCAAGGGCAGACAGCGCCTGCTCGGCCGTTTCCTGCGCCATCGGAAAGCGGCGAAGAAGGCGGCGTGA
- a CDS encoding FkbM family methyltransferase, translating into MTPDNDPSPAPFGAFAPNAAQAAIISLAHRSRLKRGAFRPMLSRLVNLLRAGPVDVQYQGASFRFYHQASATERGALFNPDYNLEELNFLRAHVPAGGVFVDVGANVGTYALALARHVGAGGKVIAIEPHPVTHARLSFNNAASGCRQVRLVAAAAGPADGELMIETDGDNLGASHIVSGAASGKAIKVPSLRLQRILEEGGVSHVDALKIDVEGFEDRVLTGFFADAPQALWPCAIVIEHLSKHEWQQDCIADMRARGYAETGKTRSNTLLARG; encoded by the coding sequence TTGACGCCCGACAACGATCCGTCTCCCGCGCCGTTCGGCGCATTCGCCCCGAATGCCGCACAGGCCGCCATTATCTCGCTCGCCCACCGCTCGCGGCTGAAACGCGGTGCATTCCGGCCTATGCTGTCGCGGCTGGTAAATCTGCTCCGCGCAGGGCCCGTCGACGTGCAATACCAGGGCGCCTCGTTCCGCTTCTATCATCAGGCCAGCGCCACCGAGCGCGGCGCGCTGTTCAATCCCGACTACAATCTCGAAGAACTGAATTTTCTGCGCGCGCATGTGCCCGCCGGCGGCGTGTTCGTCGATGTCGGCGCCAATGTCGGTACCTATGCGCTTGCGCTGGCGCGCCATGTCGGCGCCGGCGGCAAGGTGATCGCAATCGAGCCGCACCCGGTCACCCATGCGCGGCTTTCCTTCAACAATGCCGCCTCCGGCTGCAGGCAGGTGCGGCTGGTCGCGGCCGCCGCCGGTCCCGCCGATGGCGAGTTGATGATCGAGACCGATGGCGACAATCTCGGCGCCAGCCACATCGTGTCGGGCGCGGCCTCCGGCAAGGCGATCAAGGTGCCGTCCCTGCGGCTGCAGCGCATCCTCGAAGAAGGAGGCGTCTCGCACGTCGATGCGCTCAAGATCGACGTCGAAGGGTTTGAGGATCGCGTGCTGACCGGCTTCTTCGCCGACGCACCGCAGGCCTTGTGGCCCTGCGCGATCGTGATCGAGCATCTGTCGAAACACGAATGGCAGCAGGACTGCATCGCCGACATGCGGGCGCGGGGTTATGCCGAGACCGGCAAGACCCGCAGCAACACGTTATTGGCGCGAGGCTGA
- a CDS encoding VOC family protein has protein sequence MIDHVGFPVSDYERSKAFYLKALAPLDYTLVMEVTQEQHSHEPAAGFGANGKPDFWIGGEGGLDKPLHVAIVAKDRATVDAFYKAAMAAGGRDNGPPGIRAIYHPNYYGAFVLDPDGHNIEAVCHAPD, from the coding sequence ATGATCGACCACGTCGGATTTCCGGTTTCGGATTATGAACGCTCCAAGGCCTTCTATCTGAAAGCCCTGGCGCCGCTCGACTACACCCTCGTGATGGAAGTCACGCAGGAGCAACACAGCCACGAACCCGCCGCCGGTTTCGGCGCCAACGGAAAGCCCGACTTCTGGATCGGCGGCGAGGGCGGGTTGGACAAGCCGCTGCATGTCGCGATCGTGGCAAAGGATCGCGCCACGGTTGACGCCTTCTACAAGGCGGCGATGGCCGCGGGCGGACGCGATAACGGGCCGCCCGGGATCCGCGCGATCTATCATCCGAATTATTATGGCGCGTTCGTGCTGGATCCTGATGGCCACAACATCGAGGCCGTCTGCCACGCACCCGACTAA
- a CDS encoding OmpA family protein — protein sequence MTNLRIVLLATTALTVTQLAISASQAQTAPLVVAQAKEEEGRGKGQQPPPKGAPPPAAAPSRPTPTPPPPAAAPPPRPTPPSPPPAAAPPPRQAPPPPPPAAAPPPRPTPPPPPPAAAPPRPTPPPPPPPAAAPARPTPTPPPPAAAPARPTPPPPPPPAAAPAAPKQPAAPTPTPPPPSAQKGTPSPVPPPPPSGARQPPAPTATPAPAASPTTAPSPGTATPPARPGAPPATPPAAGTPTTPPAAGAPTAAPTTPQGRPGTPPPAAGAPTPAPTPPTARPGAPAPGAPAGMAPTPAPTAPPAAGTPAAPGTTTAPAAPTAVPGAPAATPPAGRVQNAPPTVAPAFQRAPQVTAPLPAPPPTQEGLRVIAPGTQATGPQRLDDFRGQRREVQQGGRTVITEPGRIIVRDPGGQAYVRHNEVERFRYGARDIQTRTVGGETRTVVIRPDGTQVITVMGRDGQLLRRIRRDERGREIIIIDNSYRDPRAVGGFFVALPPPTVRIPYNRYIVDAQEAEPEVIYDTLMAPPVDRIERRYTLDEIRYSPTVRQRMPSIDVNTINFETGSWEIPPDQAAKLQVIADGLNRAIQQNPRAVFLIEGHTDAVGNDVDNLSLSDRRAESAATLLTQHFNVPAENLTSQGYGEQYLKEQTDGPSPINRRVTIRNITPLLNGGQASLPPPPPGTAPPR from the coding sequence ATGACAAATCTTCGCATCGTGCTGCTTGCCACAACTGCTTTGACAGTGACGCAGCTCGCGATCTCCGCATCGCAGGCGCAGACCGCTCCGCTAGTCGTGGCGCAAGCCAAGGAAGAGGAAGGCAGAGGCAAGGGACAGCAGCCGCCGCCGAAGGGCGCACCGCCGCCGGCCGCTGCCCCCAGCCGACCGACGCCTACTCCACCGCCTCCCGCCGCGGCGCCGCCGCCGCGCCCGACGCCTCCGTCACCGCCTCCGGCGGCTGCCCCACCGCCACGCCAGGCACCGCCGCCCCCGCCGCCGGCGGCAGCTCCGCCACCACGCCCGACCCCGCCGCCGCCTCCCCCGGCAGCCGCTCCGCCGCGTCCAACACCGCCTCCGCCGCCGCCTCCTGCGGCCGCACCCGCACGTCCGACTCCGACACCGCCACCTCCTGCGGCGGCGCCTGCGCGTCCGACCCCACCGCCGCCTCCGCCGCCGGCGGCAGCTCCCGCTGCGCCGAAACAGCCGGCGGCACCCACGCCGACGCCTCCACCGCCTTCCGCTCAGAAGGGGACGCCGTCTCCCGTGCCGCCACCCCCGCCGTCCGGTGCAAGGCAACCGCCGGCGCCGACTGCCACGCCGGCTCCAGCCGCGTCGCCGACGACCGCTCCATCGCCCGGCACGGCCACGCCACCAGCGCGTCCCGGCGCGCCGCCCGCGACGCCACCAGCCGCGGGTACTCCGACGACGCCTCCGGCTGCGGGCGCTCCGACGGCCGCGCCAACTACACCGCAGGGACGCCCCGGCACACCGCCTCCGGCCGCGGGTGCGCCAACGCCGGCGCCAACACCACCAACGGCCCGCCCCGGCGCGCCGGCTCCCGGAGCCCCCGCTGGAATGGCGCCGACACCTGCGCCGACGGCGCCCCCGGCCGCTGGCACTCCGGCTGCGCCGGGCACCACGACAGCTCCCGCGGCGCCAACTGCCGTGCCCGGTGCTCCGGCCGCCACGCCGCCGGCCGGCCGGGTCCAGAACGCGCCGCCGACCGTCGCGCCGGCCTTCCAGCGTGCGCCTCAGGTCACAGCACCATTGCCGGCACCTCCCCCGACTCAAGAGGGGCTCAGGGTGATCGCCCCGGGTACTCAGGCTACGGGGCCGCAGCGCCTTGACGACTTCCGCGGCCAGCGCCGCGAGGTTCAGCAAGGCGGCCGCACGGTCATCACCGAGCCCGGACGAATCATCGTTCGCGATCCCGGCGGACAGGCATATGTCCGTCACAACGAGGTCGAGCGCTTCCGCTACGGCGCACGCGACATCCAGACCCGGACCGTCGGCGGCGAGACGCGTACGGTCGTCATCAGGCCCGACGGCACCCAGGTCATCACCGTGATGGGCCGCGACGGCCAGTTGCTGCGCCGTATCCGCCGCGATGAGCGGGGCCGCGAGATCATCATCATCGACAACAGCTACCGCGATCCCCGCGCGGTCGGCGGCTTCTTCGTCGCGCTGCCGCCGCCGACGGTCCGGATCCCCTACAACCGCTACATCGTCGACGCTCAGGAAGCAGAGCCGGAGGTGATCTACGACACCTTGATGGCCCCGCCGGTGGACCGGATCGAACGGCGTTACACGCTGGACGAAATCCGTTACAGCCCGACCGTGCGGCAGCGCATGCCGAGCATCGACGTCAACACCATCAACTTCGAAACCGGGTCGTGGGAAATTCCGCCCGATCAGGCGGCGAAGCTGCAGGTGATCGCCGACGGCCTCAACCGCGCAATCCAGCAAAACCCGCGCGCGGTATTCCTGATCGAGGGCCACACCGATGCGGTCGGAAACGACGTCGACAATCTGTCGCTGTCGGATCGCCGCGCGGAATCCGCAGCCACTCTGCTGACGCAGCACTTCAACGTGCCGGCGGAAAACCTGACCTCGCAGGGCTATGGCGAGCAGTACCTGAAGGAGCAGACCGACGGGCCGAGCCCGATCAACCGGCGCGTCACCATCCGCAACATTACGCCGCTGCTCAACGGCGGGCAGGCCTCGCTGCCGCCGCCTCCGCCCGGCACAGCCCCGCCGCGCTGA
- a CDS encoding homocysteine S-methyltransferase family protein — protein MAKYRHALPQRRGGIFLTDGGMETTLIFHEGVDLPHFAAFVLLDSAEGREKLKQYYSAYLEVARDHGTGFVLDSPTWRANPDWGAKLGYDASALKAINVRSIEFLKELRSGWDRPGAPCVISGAIGPRGDGYKAGNMDAVEAEAYHRAQIAAFVEGGADMVTAFTLASINEAIGIARAAKSLGIPAAISFTVETNGRLVKGETLREAIEAVDRETDGAPEYFLINCAHPTHFEDALKAGEAWTERIHGIRANASTKSHAELDESETLDAGDPADLGRRYVALRNAFPTMRILGGCCGTDHRHAAAICEACEPPRALSA, from the coding sequence ATGGCCAAGTACCGACATGCCCTGCCGCAGCGCCGCGGCGGCATTTTCCTGACCGATGGCGGGATGGAAACCACGCTGATCTTTCACGAAGGCGTGGATCTGCCGCACTTTGCCGCCTTTGTGCTGCTCGACAGTGCCGAAGGACGGGAGAAGCTGAAGCAGTATTACTCCGCCTATCTGGAGGTCGCGCGTGACCATGGCACGGGCTTTGTGCTCGACAGTCCGACATGGCGCGCCAATCCGGATTGGGGTGCGAAGCTCGGGTATGACGCGTCTGCGCTCAAGGCGATCAACGTCCGTTCGATTGAATTTCTCAAAGAATTGCGCTCGGGCTGGGATCGACCCGGCGCGCCCTGCGTCATCAGCGGCGCCATCGGACCGCGCGGCGACGGGTACAAGGCGGGCAACATGGATGCTGTGGAAGCCGAGGCCTATCATCGGGCGCAGATCGCAGCCTTTGTCGAGGGCGGCGCCGACATGGTCACCGCCTTTACGCTTGCCAGCATCAATGAAGCGATCGGCATCGCGCGCGCCGCGAAATCGCTGGGGATACCTGCAGCCATCTCGTTCACCGTGGAGACCAATGGCCGCCTGGTGAAGGGAGAAACGCTACGTGAAGCGATCGAGGCCGTGGATCGCGAAACCGATGGTGCGCCCGAATACTTCCTGATCAACTGTGCGCATCCAACGCATTTCGAAGACGCCTTGAAGGCGGGCGAAGCCTGGACGGAACGTATCCATGGCATCAGGGCCAATGCCTCGACGAAAAGCCATGCCGAACTCGACGAATCCGAAACGCTCGATGCGGGTGATCCGGCCGATCTCGGGCGGCGTTATGTTGCGCTCAGGAACGCGTTTCCGACGATGCGGATTCTCGGCGGCTGCTGCGGCACCGATCACCGGCACGCCGCCGCCATTTGCGAGGCGTGCGAGCCCCCGCGGGCACTCAGCGCGTAA
- a CDS encoding TetR/AcrR family transcriptional regulator, translating to MSKGEATRERILEIAEAAVLAKGFGATSIEEVIVEAGLTKSGFFYHFKDKNALAREMLRRYVATNDRLFDDIFARGRQLSDDPLQAFLISLKLLAETMADLPNGHPGCLIASICYQERLFDREIRDLTAQSVRDWNARFRTILDGIASVYPPREPVDLDDVADMLSCIVDGAIIMSKTLNDPSRLERQIMTFRSCVKLMFAPPLS from the coding sequence ATGAGCAAGGGCGAAGCGACGCGTGAGCGGATTCTCGAAATCGCGGAGGCGGCCGTTCTCGCCAAGGGATTTGGCGCCACCTCGATCGAGGAAGTGATTGTCGAGGCAGGCCTCACCAAGAGCGGCTTCTTCTATCACTTCAAGGATAAGAACGCGCTCGCCCGCGAAATGCTCCGCAGATATGTCGCGACCAACGATCGGCTCTTCGATGATATTTTCGCACGCGGTCGCCAGCTTTCCGACGATCCGCTGCAGGCGTTCCTGATTTCGCTGAAGCTGCTGGCCGAAACGATGGCCGATCTGCCGAACGGCCATCCCGGCTGCCTGATCGCCAGCATCTGCTATCAGGAACGGCTGTTCGATCGTGAGATCCGCGATCTCACCGCGCAATCCGTACGAGACTGGAATGCGCGCTTCCGCACGATCCTCGACGGCATCGCGTCGGTTTATCCTCCGAGGGAGCCGGTCGATCTCGACGATGTCGCCGATATGCTGTCCTGCATCGTCGACGGCGCCATCATCATGTCCAAGACGCTGAACGATCCGAGCCGCCTCGAACGGCAGATCATGACCTTTCGAAGCTGCGTCAAACTGATGTTTGCACCGCCGCTCTCCTGA